In the Bacillaceae bacterium S4-13-56 genome, GGATTTGTCCAATAGAATCAAGTAGCTGAAGTAACGATGTAAAACTACCTGAATATTGCAGTTTTTGTTTGATAATCTCTCGTGGATCAGTCGATTTCGAAAATTGATCTCCGAGAAGAAGCACAGATGGTATTCCATTTTGAGCATGTTTGAGACAAACATCAGCTAATAAATGTGATTTTCCTATGCCTGGCTCGCCATGCAAGATCATAAATGGGTAATTAATGAGTTCGATATGCCGCGAAAAAATGTTTTTACCTTCATCGAGTAGGATAAACATCTGATTGAGCGTTCTCTCATACTGAGAATTTCGAAATTCTGTTTCTTTAAGATTATCCTCGATTTTTCCCCACATTGATGAAACAACGTCTTCTAAGGTTTTTAGATGCATTATCAAATCAGAAAGCTGAACATCCTTCATTTCAAAATACGATGTTATCTTCAAGATTTCATGGATTTCATCCAATGATTGTGATAGCTCCGTATGCTCTTTAGAGATATCAGTAAAACTCTTGGTCCTATTACATAACGCAAGGATATCTTCTGAACCACGTTTTAAGTCAAGACGGTACTTTTGAAAAATTTTGAGAGGACGCTCATTATGAATCAAGTAGTCGAAGAAAGAAGACATCTGTAATGCTATATTTAATTCAGGGGTATATCGTGGCCCCAAATCAGCTAAGGCTGCGTCGATAATACCTTTGAAGCGATCAGATGTAAATTCGCTACCATTAAACCAATAATATCTCAAACCTTCATTTTGAGGTTTTGTTAGTAAATCATTTAAATAGGATTCATCCCATAACTCGACTTCTAATGAACAGCCTTCTGGTGATAATTCTTTTTTCCATTGTTCTACTTTCTCTGACCACTTTACTTTTGCACTTTTAACTGGCCTTCCAGCTTTGCGAGTGTATTGTGGATCGGGCAAATTAAAAGGTGCCGCTATGATATAACTAACCATTGCCGGATGGTTTTTCATTGCCGTTTTGATTGACTTATCGGCTTGGGAAATCAGGTCATCTATATTAAAAACATACTTGGCTTGCCAGCCAATTTCTGTGCCATCTGCCATTTCCCAAAAGCACTCGACTCCACCATCAGGAGTACCTAACCGTGAGAATTTCTTATTATTACTGGGTGGGTCGTGTCGTGCAAATTGGCAGATCAACTCTTCAAAGGCATTATTTTGTGAATTGTTATGCACACGGATATTTCTCCAATTAATCATATTTCATGGTCTCCTTCCTTGAATAGATATACTCATTTAAATACATTCGTACTTAAAAAAATAACCGGAATATCCGGCCACCAACACTGCACACCCCTTTTTGAGTTTGCATACCCCTATGCATAGCACTTTTGAGGTTCATTAAATTGTATCAATTTCTGAATGATTCTCTCATAAATGGTCTGAGATTGACTTTTAGCCTTCTCGATACCTATAACCTTAGCCATGATTCTGGAAACCTCAGATGGAGTGTAGAACTGCCCTTTGCTTTTTCCAGATTCAGTGGCAAAATGCTTCATTAGGTACTCATAAGCATCTCCAAGAATATCGTCTCCATCTGCACCATTCCCGCCAAAATCAAGCTCAGGATCCTCAAAAATTGCCACCAAGTTGGTAAGGCGATCAACCATTTCTTTACCTTTACCAAGCTTGTCCGCATCATTAAAGTCAGCAACTGTAATAACACCTACCAAGTCGTTAGCATCAGCCATTTTTCTGATGACAACGTTGGTTTTATCACCAATTTCCTTGTCACCTTTTAGCTTTATTAAATCATGGAAGCTTCCGCCCTCCGGTACTTCTATGAGCGCATCTCTTTTCCCATGATATTTATCTGTTACGTATCTCATAAACAGTAACACGAGAATATAATCTTTATATTGTGAGGCATCCATTCCACCTCTTAATTGGTCACAACTTTTCCATAATCTACTATATAGCTCGCTCTTTTTCATCGCCATATTACTTCACCATCCGTTACTTATTTTTGCCACTATTCCTGTTATATCTACCATCTTCTGGCTTCTTTGCATCTTTAGGTATGGCCCATGCCCAGCCAAGTCTGGCTACACCAGGTATCTTCCCTTTCCTACATAAGACTTGTACTCGGCGTTCGGTTAAACCCCAATTTTCAGCAGCTTCTTTTGTCGTAATATAGTCCATGAACCCACCTCCTTAATATTTATTAATGTATACTATATATTATAATCGTAGAAACGAACAATAACAATGAACAATTGGAATTTATTGATATACACTCAACCCAGAATATGACCATCAACAACTACTTCTTTTGCTAAACGGTTAATCCCTTAAAACACACTCAAAATCTATAACTTTACCTACCATCAAAAAATAAAGAAACCCCTGATAACACCGTAAATACGCCATTCTCAAGGGCTACTACATTTATTTTCTAGTCAGCAGACAGACGGTTTCTACGTGTCTAGTGTAAGGAAACATACCTTACTATTATTAGTCCTTAATCTTACTTTTTAACTGAAAAAGAAAAATTAAATTAAAGGCCTAGTAGATTCATTTTTTCTCTCAAAATATCCATGCAACCTATACTCACAAACCTGCCTAGTCATTTTGTATAACTCAACAAGATCCCTCTCATCCACCT is a window encoding:
- a CDS encoding helix-turn-helix domain-containing protein; translation: MDYITTKEAAENWGLTERRVQVLCRKGKIPGVARLGWAWAIPKDAKKPEDGRYNRNSGKNK
- a CDS encoding type I restriction-modification system subunit M N-terminal domain-containing protein; translated protein: MAMKKSELYSRLWKSCDQLRGGMDASQYKDYILVLLFMRYVTDKYHGKRDALIEVPEGGSFHDLIKLKGDKEIGDKTNVVIRKMADANDLVGVITVADFNDADKLGKGKEMVDRLTNLVAIFEDPELDFGGNGADGDDILGDAYEYLMKHFATESGKSKGQFYTPSEVSRIMAKVIGIEKAKSQSQTIYERIIQKLIQFNEPQKCYA